A genomic segment from Alistipes senegalensis JC50 encodes:
- a CDS encoding tetratricopeptide repeat protein has product MKYLYTIYFLLYVSTLSAQTIDSLYSVFRHTNGSERTATANQLFEEFYNLGLTDSLYQFSARNRHREIEALITYWMAEYAFDTEDYKAATIWAEEALPLCRESGDDILLSDCLNLLSASLQRRGDFGRALPWQEACYWIDKRLGDAERLSSSLNNLAALYLATEQPKTAEKYILEAIAIERTLNRPAILAIRLGMASDILLKSQRPKEALPYATEALALDRAGGRQIKTAIRQSQLAAVLSALQRDDEAQELLQEAVSVFERNGNIHSQAVCCNQLGNIALHKGRNAEAADYFHRSVRLCAQNGNRFIESKAQYGLWRALRTTDRSAALRHLELYTTLADTIFSEQTARQLSNFQAKYELAEKEHRIAIQQNEIQHRKNMLIVLIIIIILCIIALTVIGRLLVLRQRHNAMLQQTLKLKERLLALLPLHSNSAIHNEIETIAKEITVPQIHFTPRERTIIHLCCEGLQTKEIADRLGISQRTVDTHKTNIFRKTGINNTVELMRYAMQVGLIDTNQSSKTPTDT; this is encoded by the coding sequence ATGAAATATTTATATACAATTTACTTTCTATTGTACGTTTCGACGCTTTCGGCACAAACGATCGATTCCCTTTATTCCGTTTTCCGTCACACGAACGGTTCCGAACGGACTGCTACTGCCAACCAACTTTTCGAGGAATTTTACAACCTCGGCCTGACCGACTCACTTTATCAATTCTCCGCCCGGAACCGGCATCGGGAAATAGAGGCACTTATAACGTATTGGATGGCAGAATACGCTTTCGACACCGAGGACTATAAAGCGGCTACAATCTGGGCCGAGGAAGCGCTGCCACTCTGCCGTGAATCGGGCGATGATATTCTTTTATCAGATTGCTTAAACCTATTAAGCGCCAGTCTTCAGCGACGAGGCGATTTCGGGCGGGCCCTGCCTTGGCAGGAGGCTTGTTACTGGATTGACAAACGTTTAGGCGATGCGGAACGGCTGAGTTCTTCACTCAATAACCTGGCAGCCCTCTATCTGGCGACCGAACAACCCAAAACAGCCGAAAAGTATATACTCGAAGCCATCGCCATAGAACGAACGCTCAACAGGCCGGCAATACTTGCTATTCGTCTGGGCATGGCATCGGACATTCTTCTGAAATCCCAACGTCCAAAGGAGGCCTTACCCTACGCCACCGAAGCGCTCGCTCTCGACCGTGCAGGAGGGCGCCAAATAAAGACGGCAATTCGTCAGTCACAACTGGCCGCCGTTTTATCAGCACTACAACGCGACGATGAAGCTCAGGAACTTCTACAAGAAGCAGTGTCCGTATTCGAACGAAATGGGAATATCCACTCTCAAGCGGTCTGTTGCAACCAGCTCGGGAACATCGCTCTGCACAAAGGCCGCAATGCCGAAGCCGCAGATTATTTCCACCGCAGCGTTCGTCTCTGTGCGCAAAACGGCAACCGCTTCATCGAAAGTAAAGCGCAGTACGGCCTATGGCGCGCTTTGCGCACAACCGACCGCTCTGCGGCATTGCGGCATCTGGAGCTCTATACGACACTGGCCGATACAATCTTTTCCGAACAGACAGCCCGGCAACTCAGCAATTTCCAGGCAAAATACGAATTGGCAGAAAAGGAGCACCGCATCGCCATACAACAAAATGAAATCCAGCACAGAAAAAACATGCTAATCGTCCTAATCATAATCATTATTCTTTGTATTATAGCATTAACCGTCATCGGGCGATTATTGGTCCTCCGCCAACGCCACAATGCCATGCTCCAACAAACTCTCAAGTTAAAAGAGCGACTGCTTGCATTATTGCCGCTGCACTCCAACAGCGCAATCCATAACGAAATCGAAACTATCGCAAAAGAGATAACTGTACCACAAATACATTTCACCCCGCGTGAACGAACAATCATTCACTTATGTTGCGAAGGTTTACAAACAAAAGAAATCGCAGACCGGCTCGGCATATCCCAGCGTACGGTCGACACGCACAAAACCAATATCTTCCGTAAAACGGGTATTAACAATACGGTCGAACTAATGCGTTATGCCATGCAAGTCGGGTTAATCGACACAAATCAAAGTTCAAAGACACCAACAGATACGTAA